One stretch of Zingiber officinale cultivar Zhangliang chromosome 6B, Zo_v1.1, whole genome shotgun sequence DNA includes these proteins:
- the LOC121990236 gene encoding protein WEAK CHLOROPLAST MOVEMENT UNDER BLUE LIGHT 1-like: protein MDRILVDTAAPFESVREAVSKFGGIVDCKAEERLSIEKQKQIQLELKKVHEEVLKHRKRFQDEETAKAQVLEELDRCKGFVEELNHRLEREATLEKQAKQDSELADMRLREVEEGITDDSSVASKVQLDVANERRASAVVALKSVKEEFESIQTAYASLLPERDIAIEKAAASLAAFKEMKRAIRNLALKLIITKQLLESVRIVRLKSEDQILVAALELEIEKLVGDKSLKHAEEELQQVTEQIQMTNATKLELDETSTLLANLKAELALQNQAVSVPHTEGLEKSKQGVNCLKIQLSSLLSELEREKASLSSMREREDLTSASIASLEAELDRTNTELEFVLKKEGAGDKMAGEEQGKLRQAAKEAEEDARKALEEKKKKLREATERAEKVEEERFLMEQELRAYKEKHKHEPTTRVGSFDRSMDLGAAGETASSFGEGHGDSQCESSTRCTGGVLVVGSDNKIVVKPKPKRRKRMFFARILMFLARKKVQSLK from the exons ATGGACAGAATACTCGTTGACACAGCGGCACCTTTTGAGTCTGTCAGAGAAGCTGTCTCCAAATTCGGAGGGATTGTTGATTGCAAAGCTGAAGAGAGACTTAGCATTGAG AAGCAAAAGCAGATCCAACTCGAACTCAAGAAAGTACACGAAGAAGTTTTGAAGCACCGAAAGAGATTCCAAGACGAAGAGACTGCTAAAGCACAGGTTTTGGAGGAGCTCGATCGCTGCAAGGGATTTGTGGAGGAGCTAAACCATCGtttggaacgagaagcaacgctCGAGAAGCAAGCGAAGCAGGACAGCGAGCTCGCCGACATGAGGCTGCGAGAAGTGGAGGAGGGAATTACAGACGACTCAAGCGTCGCGTCCAAGGTTCAGCTGGATGTGGCCAATGAGAGACGCGCGAGCGCCGTCGTGGCGTTGAAGTCTGTGAAGGAAGAATTTGAGTCGATTCAAACCGCATATGCTTCGTTGCTTCCGGAACGAGACATCGCGATCGAGAAAGCTGCTGCTTCGTTGGCTGCATTTAAAGAGATGAAGCGCGCCATTCGGAATCTGGCTCTCAAGTTGATCATCACCAAGCAATTGCTTGAATCGGTTCGTATTGTGCGTCTTAAATCCGAAGACCAAATACTCGTCGCGGCATTGGAGCTGGAAATCGAAAAGTTGGTTGGGGACAAGTCGCTGAAGCATGCTGAAGAAGAACTGCAGCAAGTTACTGAACAAATCCAGATGACGAACGCTACGAAGTTAGAATTAGATGAAACTTCTACACTTCTAGCGAACCTGAAAGCGGAGCTAGCATTGCAGAATCAAGCAGTATCGGTTCCACACACGGAAGGGTTAGAGAAATCCAAACAGGGTGTGAACTGCTTAAAGATCCAACTTTCTTCACTTCTATCTGAATTGGAAAGAGAAAAGGCATCCTTAAGCTCCATGAGAGAGAGGGAAGATTTGACATCTGCGTCGATCGCGTCTCTTGAAGCTGAGCTCGACAGGACGAACACAGAATTGGAGTTTGTTCTTAAAAAGGAGGGGGCGGGAGATAAGATGGCTGGCGAGGAGCAAGGCAAGCTGCGACAAGCAGCAAAAGAAGCCGAGGAAGATGCAAGAAAAGcactggaagaaaagaagaaaaagctaAGAGAAGCAACGGAAAGGGCTGAGAAggtggaagaagagaggtttctcATGGAGCAGGAGTTGAGGGCATACAAAGAAAAGCACAAACACGAACCGACAACGAGAGTTGGAAGCTTTGACCGCTCTATGGACCTCGGTGCTGCCGGAGAAACTGCAAGTTCTTTTGGTGAAGGCCATGGAGATTCGCAATGTGAGAGTTCAACAAGATGCACCGGAGGAGTACTTGTGGTGGGCTCAGATAACAAAATTGTGGTGAAGCCGAAGCCAAAACGGAGGAAGAGGATGTTCTTCGCGAGGATACTCATGTTCCTTGCGAGGAAGAAGGTTCAGTCATTGAAGTAG